One window of Penaeus chinensis breed Huanghai No. 1 chromosome 3, ASM1920278v2, whole genome shotgun sequence genomic DNA carries:
- the LOC125044201 gene encoding cuticle protein 19.8-like translates to MNALTVISVAALVASGSASLLAYNGVYGGHHGLLGAYPYAGYSGLHPYSYAGVLPAANHLHLKTPVNTVAPAPVSYNVAPAPVSYNVAPFAPVAPVLSQYHAQDELGQYSFGYAGGPSSRAESRDAFGVVRGSYNYVDSEGKVQTQHYVADALGFRVSGTNLPVAPDAPVAAPLAALPGPIPEPVQDTPEVAAAKVAHQQAYDEAAAAAAAAPDTRKKRSVLAAPGLGVYSPLPFLLRLLHSPPLRPPSSLCFSSSLHCRPSRPQHLQRCPRPHHIRRRRGTRSP, encoded by the exons ATGAACGCTCTG ACTGTGATTTCCGTGGCGGCCCTCGTGGCAAGCGGCAGCGCCTCCTTGCTTGCGTACAACGGTGTTTATGGAGGCCATCACGGCCTTCTTGGCGCCTATCCTTATGCAGGTTATTCTGGTCTGCATCCTTATTCATACGCAGGTGTCCTTCCTGCAGCTAATCATCTCCACCTCAAAACACCTGTCAACACCGTGGCTCCTGCTCCTGTTTCTTACAACGTGGCTCCTGCACCTGTCTCTTACAACGTAGCTCCTTTCGCACCTGTAGCACCTGTCCTGTCTCAGTACCACGCTCAGGATGAGCTCGGTCAGTACTCCTTCGGTTACGCCGGTGGTCCTTCTTCACGAGCTGAGTCTCGCGACGCCTTCGGTGTTGTCCGTGGTTCATACAACTACGTGGACTCTGAGGGAAAGGTTCAGACTCAGCACTACGTAGCTGATGCCCTCGGATTCCGTGTGTCTGGCACCAACCTGCCAGTGGCTCCCGACGCCCCTGTGGCTGCTCCTCTGGCCGCCCTTCCCGGTCCCATTCCCGAACCCGTCCAGGACACTCCTGAAGTAGCCGCCGCAAAGGTCGCCCATCAGCAGGCCTATGACGAAGCTgcagccgccgccgctgccgcccccGATACCCGCAAGAAGCGCTCCGTCCTTGCGGCTCCCGGCCTTGGTGTCTACTCTCCTCTTCCGTTTCTCCTACggcttctccactcccctccactacGCCCACCCAGCAGCCTATGCTTCTCCTCTTCACTACACTGCCGCCCATCCCGCCCTCAACACCTACAACGCTGCCCACGTCCCCACCACATACGCCGCCGCCGCGGGACCCGCTCTCCGTGA
- the LOC125044206 gene encoding cuticle protein 19.8-like, translating into MNALTVISVAAFVASGSASLLAYNGVYGGHQGLLGAYPYAGYSGLHPYSYAGVLPAANHLNLKTPVVNTVAPAPVSYNVAPFAPVAPVLSQYHAQDELGQYSFGYAGGPSSRAESRDAFGVVRGSYNYVDSEGKVQTQHYVADALGFRVSGTNLPVAPDAPVAAPLAALPGPIPEPVQDTPEVAAAKVAHQQAYDEAAAAAAAAPDTRKKRSVLAAPGLGVYSPLRFSYGFSAPLHYAHPAAYASPLHYTAAHPALNTYNAAHVPTTYAAAAGTRSP; encoded by the exons ATGAATGCTCTG ACTGTGATTTCCGTGGCAGCCTTCGTGGCTAGCGGCAGCGCTTCCTTGCTTGCGTACAACGGCGTATATGGAGGTCATCAAGGCCTTCTTGGCGCCTATCCTTATGCAGGTTATTCTGGTCTGCACCCTTATTCATACGCAGGTGTCCTTCCTGCAGCTAATCATCTCAACCTCAAAACACCTGTGGTCAACACCGTGGCTCCTGCTCCTGTCTCTTACAACGTAGCTCCTTTCGCACCTGTAGCACCTGTCCTGTCTCAGTACCACGCTCAGGATGAGCTCGGTCAGTACTCCTTCGGTTACGCCGGTGGTCCTTCTTCACGAGCTGAGTCTCGCGACGCCTTCGGTGTTGTCCGTGGTTCATACAACTACGTGGACTCTGAGGGAAAGGTTCAGACTCAGCACTACGTGGCTGACGCCCTCGGATTCCGTGTGTCCGGCACCAACCTGCCAGTGGCTCCCGACGCCCCTGTGGCTGCTCCTCTGGCCGCCCTTCCCGGTCCCATTCCCGAACCCGTCCAGGACACTCCTGAGGTAGCTGCCGCCAAGGTCGCCCATCAGCAGGCTTATGACGAAGCTgcagccgccgccgctgccgcccccGATACCCGCAAGAAGCGCTCCGTCCTTGCGGCTCCCGGCCTTGGTGTCTACTCTCCACTCCGTTTTTCATACGGCTTCTCCGCTCCCCTCCACTACGCCCACCCAGCAGCCTATGCTTCTCCTCTTCACTACACTGCCGCCCATCCCGCCCTCAACACCTACAACGCTGCCCACGTCCCCACCACATACGCCGCCGCCGCGGGGACCCGCTCTCCGTGA
- the LOC125040955 gene encoding uncharacterized protein LOC125040955 — protein MWKAEPRPSHDGQGVHRYIRDGCRFSRQTAPRRWVNMNALTVISVAAFVASGSASLLSYNGVYGGHQGLLGAYPYAGYSGLHPYSYAGVLPAANHLNLKTPVVNTVAPAPVSYNVAPFAPVAPVLSQYHAQDELGQYSFGYAGGPSSRAESRDAFGVVRGSYNYVDSEGKVQTQHYVADALGFRVSGTNLPVAPDTPVAAPLAALPGPIPEPVQDTPEVAAAKVAHQQAYDEAAAAAAAAPDTRKKRSVLAAPGLGVYSPLRFSYGFSTPLHYAHPAAYASPLHYTAAHPALNTYNAAHVPTTYAAAAGPALRDAELLRVVHNPGHATSYRVLN, from the exons ATGTGGAAGGCAGAGCCCCGCCCATCCCATGACGGTCAGGGCGTCCACAGGTATATAAGGGACGGCTGCCGCTTTTCCCGACAGACAGCTCCTCGACGGTGGGTCAACATGAATGCTCTG ACTGTGATTTCCGTGGCAGCCTTCGTGGCTAGCGGCAGCGCTTCCTTGCTTTCGTACAACGGCGTATATGGAGGTCATCAAGGCCTTCTTGGCGCCTATCCTTATGCAGGTTATTCTGGTCTGCACCCTTATTCATACGCAGGTGTCCTTCCTGCAGCTAATCATCTCAACCTCAAAACACCTGTGGTCAACACCGTGGCTCCTGCTCCTGTCTCTTACAACGTAGCTCCTTTCGCACCTGTAGCACCTGTCCTGTCTCAGTACCACGCTCAGGATGAGCTCGGTCAGTACTCCTTCGGTTACGCCGGTGGTCCTTCTTCACGAGCTGAGTCTCGCGACGCCTTCGGTGTTGTCCGTGGTTCATACAACTACGTGGACTCTGAGGGAAAGGTTCAGACTCAGCACTACGTGGCTGACGCCCTCGGATTCCGTGTGTCCGGCACCAACCTGCCAGTGGCTCCCGACACCCCTGTGGCTGCTCCTCTGGCCGCCCTTCCCGGTCCCATTCCCGAACCCGTCCAGGACACTCCTGAGGTAGCCGCCGCAAAGGTCGCCCATCAGCAGGCCTATGACGAAGCTGCAGCCGCCGCCGCGGCCGCCCCCGATACCCGCAAGAAGCGCTCCGTCCTTGCGGCTCCCGGCCTTGGTGTCTACTCTCCACTCCGTTTTTCATACggcttctccactcccctccactacGCCCACCCAGCAGCCTATGCTTCTCCTCTTCACTACACTGCCGCCCATCCCGCCCTCAACACTTACAACGCTGCCCACGTCCCCACCACATACGCCGCCGCCGCGGGACCCGCTCTCCGTGACGCCGAGCTCCTCCGTGTGGTCCACAACCCCGGCCACGCCACCTCCTACCGCGTGCTCAACTGA